GTACTGTCATGGACATGGCCAGTTGCTCCTCCAGGGGGCTAGGCCTGGCTTCCTGCAGGCTGGTCGAAGAGCTCCTTGATGCGGTCGATCATTTCCAGGACGGTCTTGTTCTGTCGCAGCGTCTTAGCCGCTAGGCGACGTGTGATGCGCTCGATGTCATCGCCAGGATGCCGAGCGGCTTGCTTGGCGGAGGCGAATGCTACAGGAAGAGTCACCGAGTCGCGGAACAGGTCGGTCACATCCAATGTGAACGCGTGTCCGGCATCCTCGTGTATGAAACCTAGCTGCGGGATGGCACCGGTCACGACAACCGCGACCATCGCCGTCGCCTCGACGGCGGTGACCGCGTGGTTTATGGCCTGATTCGCCAGATCAGCCGCTGTCGGGTTGTCACGGTCGTAGCGCCGACCCCGCCATTGGACCCCGTGCTGTTGGGCGAGACGCCGGTAGGTCTCCTTCATGCGGGCCCCCTCCATGCCGCGTAGAACCGAGATGGCTGCTTCCGGAAAAAGCTCGCCCAGGCGCCACGCGTACAGCCGCCGTGCCAGCATGTTCCGCGAGTCTTCGTCAGCCCACAAGCGAGCCTGCCTCCGCGCGCGTGCCGATTCATGCGTCGACTGCGGGGCGCTGGCAAAGAACCTGGTTCCCCCTTCCCCCACAGCAACGACGCCGGTGCCGTGCGCTGCACACAAACGTAGTACGTCGTGGGTCACGGACGTACCCGGCTGCAGCATGAGGCAGGTGAGGAGCTGAAACGGGATGGCGTAGTCACCGGGGTCCAGGTCGTAGAAGCCGGCGCATTTGAAGCGCAGCGTGCCCTCCACCACGTATAGCTGCCCGCGCCCAAGCCACAGCAGGCCATGCCGGTCCCGCTGGGGAACACGGGCCGTCTCCAACCCGAGGCGCCCGCGAAGCTCCGGCCCGGGCTCTTGACGGGCGGTCGAACCCGGCTTGCGGCCTCCCATAGCGCGTCATCCTGGGCTGGACGCGATACTCGGCCTCAGCAGGAGCATGCCGAAACCGAACGCCCGGTGACGCCCAAGTCCGCGCTCGAGTCGCCCACCGAAAGCGGCGCTGTCGCGGACCTCAAGCTCGCCCTCGAAAACCGCCTCGGGACGGGAGAGTCGCGCGGCCTTACGCCGCTCGCCCTGGGTGCGTCGATACTGACGGCCAAGCCTGAAGCTGCTCATGCCGCAAGTCAGCAGACGAGCCGCGTTGTCGGCCTCAAGCTGCTCAGCGAGCCACTCGCGGTAGACAGCTTCTCGTTTCGGGGGCTCGTTACCCTCAGATGCCCGGCGAACCCGAGCCAGAAACGCGTCGATTTCGATCCGTTCCTTCGACAGGCGTCGAACCGGACACACGCGTGCCGAAAACCCGAGACGGATTCCGGACCGAAAGTGTGGAACCGGACGCGATACGAGCCGCTCCAGATCGCAGACCTCCAACGAGCCCGGGTCGCCGAACGTCCGCGCACGGTGCACCAACGCGCGATGGTCGGCAGTGGCGTAGGCTAGTACTTCACAGCGACGCCGACTCGAATCGAGGATTCTAAACGGCCGCGGGGCGAGCCTGCCCTGCCCGAGCGCGTCATGGTCAAACAACGCGGCGAACAGTGCGTGCACAGCGTATCCGTCGTCGAAATCTCGCAGAGGCAGCCTCGACTGCCTCGCAAAGGCGTGGAGCCGTGCCCCGTCAACCCAGAGTCGGACCAGATGCAATGGCCTGGTCATGGCTCTCGTCCTTGGGCTGTGGCCGGCTCCGGTGGCGACACCGTGCCCCTCACATACCGGCTTCGGCCCACGTGGATAGCGTTTACCCAATCCCGGTTCTCCACGCGCATCCACCGGTGTGATGCTCCGTCGGTTGCCTCGGCTGGCCAGATGGCCGGAAGCGATCGCTCGTTCCCCCACCGGCCAGTCCTCGCGTCGTCCAACCGTGGCACGGCCTCAATTGCTGCGCGAAGCGACGCTGACTGAGTGCGTTCAACTAACACGGGCACCGACGGCACACAGCACTTGCGACCGACGAACAGCGGCCTGACCGGGTGCCGCAAGGCCTGTTCAACAGCATCCATGCTCGGATTCGTGCCCGGCTCGCTCAGCGTGCAGACCACCGTCACTATCGCGTCCGCGACGTAGTGTCTGTAACGAATGTGTGTACCCTCGGCCGCATCGCCACCCTTGCGCTGCTCAAGGCGGCCCTCAGCAGTCCATCCAAGCTCCGAGGACATCGAACCGCGCGTGCCGAGGTCCACGGTCTGGAAGTCTACCAGTTCCGTACCTTCGCGGTCGCGGCGCGCGGCGTAGCGGCAGCGCCTCTGCAAGCTCTGGTGCTCGTCTACATCCGTGCGGCGCAAGCCAAGAGCGTTGGCAAAGAGGCCAACGAGCATGGCGCGGTAGGGATAGCGATCTGTTCGGTTGAACTGATCGACCAACACCGCGCCGAAACTCATCAGTGGGGAGTCGAAGCGAAGGACCAGAACGTCCATCACGGGGCCTCCAGGACGGCTCGCGCCGCGAACTTGGCGGCACTGTCCAGCGATCCGGGTGGAGCCAACGCGGCCAGCTCCTTCGTGGCAGCGAGCGCCGCTATGGCGCGCCGGTTACCAAGCGCGTACACGCCATCGACATCCGAAACGTAGCGACTGAGGGCTGAATACGTGTTGGCCAACAAGTCAGGCCGCGGAGGAACGGGTTTAAGAAACGCGTTGGCGAGCGTCCTGGGCTGGCTTTGGCCTGCTTCGGCTAGCAGCAGATGAGCCACGGCGTAAGGGGCCGTCGATCCAAGCTTGGCACCGGGGCTAACGCGGGTCACGAGTTGCGCTAGCCGGCACACAACCTCGGCAGCCAGCGTGCGGTCCGCGTCGAGCCACCGGCTCTGCTCGCAGCCTTCCAGGTTGGACACGAGCTGTGGCACGTCCACCACGAGGTAGCCGTAGAAGAGCCCGCTCGTGAGCTCGGCGTTACCAATGTGCCCGCTTCCCAATTGCTCGCCCTCGTCGCTACCGCTCGACAGGTCGTCCATGGCCGAGAAGTAGTCGGTCTCCGAGTGCTCCGCGTGGACCGTGAACGAGTGAGCCACGTGAACCGCCGCATCCGCACGGGCCAGCTTGCTGCTCGTTACCATCCGGCCAAACAACGCGGCATCGAGCCCTGCAGCACGCTTGAGCCCGAGCAGGTTCTTGCCCCAATCGTTGCTGAAACGCTTCTTGGCGATTTTGGCTACCTGCTTCGCTTCGCCAGCGTCGCTGGCGATGGCACGCGCTTCGCTCAGAAAGAACTCGATCTCGGGCCGGCCCAACACGGTGACCTGGCTCGTGCCAAGAGTCGCGCCCGAGTCGTCGCCGGCTTTGGCCTCTTGCGCGTCGTCATTGACTGGCTGCTTGGCCTTCTTGGTCTTCTTGCTCTTTCCAAGCACTTGCTCCTTGACGGCTTCGGTCGCCGCATGCGCGAGGTCCTTGGCCACGCCCTCTTTGTGCAACGGAGCGGCAACAAGGCGCTCGAAGGTCTCCCGTGAACGCACCGAACGCGTCACGGATTCGCGGTCACCGCCAACGCTCGCTAGCGAATGTTCCCCGTCGAAGGCTCGCCAGTGGCGCTTGAGGCACTGCGAAGAGACACGCGTTCGGGTGGCGCCCCCAAAGGGGAGGCGCTTGGCGAATCCCTGGTCGTCCCTATTGAGCAGGGCGGCCGGGTAGGACGTCAGCGTGTGATACTGCAGAAAGAGCGTGTGCGGTCTCGAGGTTCCTGCCATTGGAGATCTCCTTCAGCTGCTTTGGTGTCGATAGAAGTCGCGAGCGATACGGCGGCGGGCCGTTTCGGCCACGTGAACGTCTGGATCGAGAATGAGGTCCGCGAGTTCGTCCAAGCGAAAGGTCTGGCCCTTGCTAACGAGCTGGCCGACGATGCCACGCGCAAGATCCGCGAGGAGATCATCTCGTGCCTCAAGCAGCCGCAGCACGCGCTGTTCGGCCACGTCTGCGCGGGCCAAGGCCTCGCCGAGCGGCACTCGGCCCAGGAGGCCGCCAGTGTCGGGCTGTGTACCAAGCGCCATGGCCATGAGCTGCAGAAGCGCCGCCCACCGACTCTCGGCTCGCTCTCTTGCACCTGCTTGGAATGGCAGCAAGTCGTCGAGGACACCGGCGGACACCCGAAAGAACGCTAGTGGGGGGGACTCCGGTTTGGTTCTGCGAAGCTGTGCCAGGGTGCCGGCATCGCTGTGCTGCAGCGCCTGGCGGAGCGCACGCAAGGAGCCGCGGCGCGCCGCGCGCGCGCTACTGGCGCCGGGCGGGGAGCGTGGTGGTGAACCGGTCATGCGTCTTCTCCTCGTGTTGGATCGTCCGGTGCGGTCTGCCGGGTGGGGAGCGATGGAAAGCCGCGCGCGCTGGCTATGCCACGCCAAAATGCACGATACGCGAACGCGATCGCTCGATGCCGACGCGCTGCGCTCATGGGCACGCTGTTGGTTGCTCGCTCCAGCTCTTCGCGCGCCATTCCAACGAGCCTCTCGGCAAACGCAACGTTCGCACTTTCCACGTCATCTTCCGCGTGCTGGAAGAGCAACTCAAAGAAGACCGCATCCACTTCCGCGCCAAAGTGGTCCAAGAAATTCGATGGCTCCGGGCCACCCTGCAATAGGGTGCGAAGCGCCGGGCGCAAGATCCTATCTCGGGCGACGTCCGCGATTCGCACCCACTCGCGCGCCGTCGACCCCAGACGCTGTCGCTCGCTGCTATTAGCCATCAGGAGACGCACCCTGCCCGGGACCGGTATCCAGCGCTCGTGGTAGCCGCCCGTCTTTCCCTGTCCGCGCACCAGCACCTGGCCAAGCCAGTACCTGTCCTCCTCCAGCACTCTGTCTCCGCACACGCCGTGTGCCCAATCCCCAAACATCAAGTCCTGCACACGTTCGTAGCCAAAGCCGGCGTCGGGTACGGTCAACGCTTTCCCATTCCGGTCGACGGGTGTCCAGGCATCGCCCGTGTTTCCGGTCAAAGCCTTGGCGTCGATGCGTGGCCGCTTGCTGGAACCGCGGTGAGCGCGCAAGCCGTCCTCGCAGCCAGACAACCGCACACGTCGGCAGATCTCGATGAAGTATGGATCGAGCGACGCAAGTTCGAGCGATGCGTTGCCGTCCCACGATGCGCACCAAACAAGCCCCACTCCCCCTTTTTTCGCGAAGCCGCGACCGACGCTCGACTCGCGCGCGTCAAGCATGGCAGTCAGGTCCCTGCCAAAGCGCACCGCTGGCACGAGGGACGGTGCATAAGCTACGCACGGCCGACTCGCGAAGCCGCCGTTCATCCGTGCGATACCGTAGTTCCCGGCTCCCAGAAAGCCCTGCATGGTCTGCAGCGTGACGAGTCCGTATGCCCAGTGATCCGGCGCTGGTGACGCGAGGCGCCGTACCTTGGCGTCGTGATTCTTGGATGTGACCAGCACGTCGAGCTCCGCGCTGGGACTCCAATGCACGGCCTTGAGGAC
The nucleotide sequence above comes from Pseudomonadota bacterium. Encoded proteins:
- the cas1e gene encoding type I-E CRISPR-associated endonuclease Cas1e, producing the protein MGGRKPGSTARQEPGPELRGRLGLETARVPQRDRHGLLWLGRGQLYVVEGTLRFKCAGFYDLDPGDYAIPFQLLTCLMLQPGTSVTHDVLRLCAAHGTGVVAVGEGGTRFFASAPQSTHESARARRQARLWADEDSRNMLARRLYAWRLGELFPEAAISVLRGMEGARMKETYRRLAQQHGVQWRGRRYDRDNPTAADLANQAINHAVTAVEATAMVAVVVTGAIPQLGFIHEDAGHAFTLDVTDLFRDSVTLPVAFASAKQAARHPGDDIERITRRLAAKTLRQNKTVLEMIDRIKELFDQPAGSQA
- a CDS encoding type I-E CRISPR-associated protein Cse2/CasB → MTGSPPRSPPGASSARAARRGSLRALRQALQHSDAGTLAQLRRTKPESPPLAFFRVSAGVLDDLLPFQAGARERAESRWAALLQLMAMALGTQPDTGGLLGRVPLGEALARADVAEQRVLRLLEARDDLLADLARGIVGQLVSKGQTFRLDELADLILDPDVHVAETARRRIARDFYRHQSS
- a CDS encoding type I-E CRISPR-associated protein Cse1/CasA, with the translated sequence MTAPPTSGPRHSLLDDTLFGVEADERERRLTLPGVLAALCRGEAFEFSTLQAHQQHAWHAFLVQLACLSLVRSGCPNPPDDETRWRQLLVRCAEQDGSGTEAFALVVPDLSEAAFMQPPVPEGTLSVLKAVHWSPSAELDVLVTSKNHDAKVRRLASPAPDHWAYGLVTLQTMQGFLGAGNYGIARMNGGFASRPCVAYAPSLVPAVRFGRDLTAMLDARESSVGRGFAKKGGVGLVWCASWDGNASLELASLDPYFIEICRRVRLSGCEDGLRAHRGSSKRPRIDAKALTGNTGDAWTPVDRNGKALTVPDAGFGYERVQDLMFGDWAHGVCGDRVLEEDRYWLGQVLVRGQGKTGGYHERWIPVPGRVRLLMANSSERQRLGSTAREWVRIADVARDRILRPALRTLLQGGPEPSNFLDHFGAEVDAVFFELLFQHAEDDVESANVAFAERLVGMAREELERATNSVPMSAARRHRAIAFAYRAFWRGIASARGFPSLPTRQTAPDDPTRGEDA
- the cas7e gene encoding type I-E CRISPR-associated protein Cas7/Cse4/CasC — protein: MAGTSRPHTLFLQYHTLTSYPAALLNRDDQGFAKRLPFGGATRTRVSSQCLKRHWRAFDGEHSLASVGGDRESVTRSVRSRETFERLVAAPLHKEGVAKDLAHAATEAVKEQVLGKSKKTKKAKQPVNDDAQEAKAGDDSGATLGTSQVTVLGRPEIEFFLSEARAIASDAGEAKQVAKIAKKRFSNDWGKNLLGLKRAAGLDAALFGRMVTSSKLARADAAVHVAHSFTVHAEHSETDYFSAMDDLSSGSDEGEQLGSGHIGNAELTSGLFYGYLVVDVPQLVSNLEGCEQSRWLDADRTLAAEVVCRLAQLVTRVSPGAKLGSTAPYAVAHLLLAEAGQSQPRTLANAFLKPVPPRPDLLANTYSALSRYVSDVDGVYALGNRRAIAALAATKELAALAPPGSLDSAAKFAARAVLEAP
- the cas5e gene encoding type I-E CRISPR-associated protein Cas5/CasD, translated to MDVLVLRFDSPLMSFGAVLVDQFNRTDRYPYRAMLVGLFANALGLRRTDVDEHQSLQRRCRYAARRDREGTELVDFQTVDLGTRGSMSSELGWTAEGRLEQRKGGDAAEGTHIRYRHYVADAIVTVVCTLSEPGTNPSMDAVEQALRHPVRPLFVGRKCCVPSVPVLVERTQSASLRAAIEAVPRLDDARTGRWGNERSLPAIWPAEATDGASHRWMRVENRDWVNAIHVGRSRYVRGTVSPPEPATAQGREP
- the cas6e gene encoding type I-E CRISPR-associated protein Cas6/Cse3/CasE, encoding MTRPLHLVRLWVDGARLHAFARQSRLPLRDFDDGYAVHALFAALFDHDALGQGRLAPRPFRILDSSRRRCEVLAYATADHRALVHRARTFGDPGSLEVCDLERLVSRPVPHFRSGIRLGFSARVCPVRRLSKERIEIDAFLARVRRASEGNEPPKREAVYREWLAEQLEADNAARLLTCGMSSFRLGRQYRRTQGERRKAARLSRPEAVFEGELEVRDSAAFGGRLERGLGRHRAFGFGMLLLRPSIASSPG